Proteins encoded by one window of Chondromyces crocatus:
- a CDS encoding DUF6688 family protein, with the protein MSTSAGAASADGEASGSTEQDEHQRRSENRPDMDALLSMLLIVGYAAPLVFLGSLLFVRTVNLGMPMTLLAVIGLCAGMVLVFLLHAHTREHGRRALRIAAEFLALGVLPTEVALYSHVAKSSCVVTSCELDAPVLRPFAEPEAVGLVPLHAVVVLLYVISRRRPGVLHAPMELLVHAGLLVGMMEHGVLAVQLWGWAQVTMLFPPLLLLLALAPVQTTLFLGEELRARLRRRGAEAQRRARVSAAASVYRAEGPQEEFPRSPRMHWPALVRALGASPLLLGVYAMLHAAWLGRADGALRMFTRTCHHTLSQIPLETVPAECHYLCTVAARGHTWLVKPLRMGRRGGAPIVVNRQLAVANAFEDLLHTRWPRFGRMARRIYDRLGLPVSRYLRPRWASDLTYLAMKPAEWMFYVALLLLDPGPPEARIDRMYR; encoded by the coding sequence ATGAGCACGAGCGCCGGCGCAGCCAGCGCCGACGGGGAAGCCAGCGGGAGCACCGAGCAAGATGAACACCAGCGACGCTCCGAGAACCGACCCGACATGGATGCGCTCCTCTCGATGTTACTCATCGTCGGGTACGCAGCGCCGCTGGTGTTCCTGGGGAGCCTGCTGTTCGTCCGGACCGTGAACCTCGGAATGCCCATGACCCTGCTCGCGGTGATCGGCCTCTGCGCTGGCATGGTGCTCGTCTTCTTGCTCCACGCACACACGCGTGAGCACGGGCGCCGTGCTCTGCGGATCGCCGCGGAGTTCCTGGCGCTCGGGGTGCTGCCGACGGAGGTCGCGCTGTACAGCCACGTCGCGAAATCGAGCTGCGTGGTGACCAGCTGCGAGCTGGACGCGCCCGTGCTGCGGCCGTTCGCGGAGCCCGAGGCGGTGGGGCTCGTGCCGCTGCACGCGGTCGTGGTGCTGCTCTACGTGATCTCGCGGCGGCGGCCCGGGGTGCTGCACGCGCCGATGGAACTCTTGGTCCACGCGGGGCTGCTCGTCGGGATGATGGAGCACGGGGTGCTCGCCGTGCAGCTCTGGGGGTGGGCGCAGGTGACGATGTTGTTCCCGCCGCTGCTGCTGCTGCTGGCGCTCGCGCCGGTGCAGACGACGCTCTTCCTGGGTGAGGAGCTTCGCGCGCGTCTGCGGAGGCGGGGCGCAGAGGCGCAGCGCCGCGCGCGGGTGTCAGCAGCCGCCTCGGTGTACCGCGCCGAGGGCCCCCAGGAGGAGTTCCCGCGGTCGCCCCGCATGCACTGGCCGGCCCTCGTCCGAGCGCTCGGGGCGTCGCCGCTGCTCCTGGGCGTGTACGCCATGCTCCACGCAGCGTGGCTCGGCCGCGCCGACGGCGCATTGCGGATGTTCACCCGGACTTGCCACCACACGCTGTCCCAGATCCCGCTCGAAACCGTACCGGCAGAGTGCCACTACCTGTGCACGGTGGCCGCGCGCGGGCACACCTGGCTGGTGAAGCCACTGCGGATGGGTCGACGCGGTGGGGCGCCCATCGTGGTCAACCGGCAGCTCGCGGTGGCCAATGCGTTCGAGGACCTCCTGCACACACGCTGGCCGCGTTTCGGGAGGATGGCGCGCCGGATCTACGATCGGCTGGGACTACCGGTGAGCCGCTACCTGCGGCCTCGCTGGGCATCCGACCTGACCTACCTGGCGATGAAGCCAGCCGAGTGGATGTTTTACGTGGCGCTCCTGCTCCTCGACCCGGGACCTCCGGAAGCCCGGATCGATCGCATGTACCGCTGA